Proteins encoded by one window of Xanthomonas sp. DAR 80977:
- a CDS encoding LysR substrate-binding domain-containing protein, with protein MARPPLHALQGFVSVARLGNLSRAAAALHLTVSALSHQMRALEQRLGYRLLDRHARGVTLTADGRRLLERIGPHLDAIGEALQPFAARRDNVLTISLTPSMASAWLVPRLGDFLARHPQIEINLLSDQRLVDFERQPQIDASLRIGSGQWPGLAVEALFDEWLVPMASPALIARMGARKRAPLAQWPLIGDPDGEWERWFAAAGETPPERYVAVFDDSESHHRAALDGVGVALGRITRARLMLDAGQLLPLSPQRLKAAWSHYLVYPSRSAEHGGFLAFRRWLRAQADEHLQHGQATAAPAARKRRRARG; from the coding sequence ATGGCGCGTCCTCCGCTGCATGCCCTGCAAGGTTTCGTCAGCGTCGCCCGGCTCGGCAACCTGTCGCGCGCGGCGGCCGCGCTGCATCTCACCGTCAGCGCGCTGAGCCATCAGATGCGCGCGCTGGAGCAGCGCCTGGGTTATCGCTTGCTCGACCGGCACGCGCGCGGGGTCACGCTGACCGCCGACGGGCGGCGCCTGCTCGAACGCATCGGCCCGCACCTGGATGCGATCGGCGAGGCGCTGCAGCCGTTCGCCGCGCGCCGCGACAACGTGCTGACGATCAGCCTGACCCCGTCGATGGCGTCGGCATGGCTGGTACCGCGCCTGGGCGATTTCCTGGCGCGGCATCCGCAGATCGAGATCAATCTGCTGTCCGACCAGCGCCTGGTCGATTTCGAGCGCCAGCCGCAGATCGATGCGTCGCTGCGCATCGGCAGCGGACAGTGGCCGGGCCTGGCGGTCGAGGCGCTGTTCGACGAGTGGCTGGTGCCGATGGCCAGCCCGGCGCTGATCGCGAGGATGGGCGCGCGCAAGCGCGCGCCGCTGGCGCAGTGGCCCTTGATCGGCGATCCGGATGGGGAATGGGAACGTTGGTTCGCCGCCGCCGGCGAAACCCCGCCTGAGCGCTACGTGGCGGTGTTCGACGATTCCGAGTCGCACCATCGCGCGGCCCTGGACGGCGTCGGCGTGGCCCTGGGCCGCATCACCCGCGCCCGTCTGATGCTCGACGCCGGCCAGCTGCTGCCGCTGTCGCCGCAGCGGCTGAAGGCGGCGTGGTCGCACTATCTGGTGTATCCGTCGCGCTCGGCCGAGCACGGCGGTTTCCTGGCGTTCCGCCGCTGGTTGCGCGCGCAGGCCGACGAACATCTGCAGCACGGGCAGGCCACCGCGGCGCCGGCCGCGCGCAAGCGCCGCCGCGCGCGCGGGTAG
- the rho gene encoding transcription termination factor Rho, producing MSDNTITEPGSVDAPAEKRARKPRVSKAVAGAEGGAEHGAPAQPNLPLNPAPAQADAPRAAQPERQERAAPQEHAQAPSQQPQSQPAPASGGDAQGQGGQGGGNQGNQNDGGEAREPREGGNPRFNNQNPQNQNNQNQNNQQGNRRDRFRNRRDRGGGGGGNGGGRERYPDNGLPNDNGANEVFVPRPHANVPEGFPIYSLSDLKRMPAQKLLDIAEQLNIQDGVARARKQDVIFALLKVLTRHGEGVAADGVLEILPDGFGFLRAAEASYLAGPDDTYISPSQIRRFNLRTGDHLSGRIRFPKDGERYFALSIVDTINGEPLEASKNKVLFENLTALFPRKRFTLERGNGSSEDISGRILDLMAPQGKGQRALIVSPPKAGKTMLMQQVATAITTNHPDVHMIVLLIDERPEEVTEMQRTVRGEVISSTFDEPAARHVQVAEMVIERAKRLVEHKKDVVILLDSITRLARAYNNVVPSSGKVLSGGVDANALHRPKRFFGAARNVEEGGSLTIIATALVETGSKMDEVIYEEFKGTGNSEVHLNRRIAEKRVYPAIDINRSGTRREDLLIEPELLQKIWILRKLLHPMDEIAAMEFLLDKMKNTKSNDEFFGSMKR from the coding sequence TTGTCCGATAACACCATCACCGAACCCGGGAGCGTCGACGCCCCCGCCGAGAAGCGCGCGCGCAAGCCGCGTGTCAGCAAGGCCGTTGCCGGCGCTGAAGGCGGAGCCGAGCACGGCGCGCCGGCGCAGCCGAACCTGCCGCTGAACCCGGCGCCGGCCCAGGCCGACGCGCCGCGCGCCGCGCAACCCGAACGCCAGGAACGCGCCGCGCCGCAGGAACACGCGCAGGCCCCGTCGCAGCAGCCCCAGTCCCAGCCCGCTCCCGCCTCCGGCGGCGACGCCCAGGGCCAGGGCGGCCAGGGCGGCGGCAACCAGGGCAACCAGAACGACGGCGGCGAAGCCCGCGAGCCGCGCGAAGGCGGCAACCCGCGCTTCAACAACCAGAATCCGCAGAACCAGAACAACCAGAACCAGAACAACCAGCAGGGCAATCGCCGCGACCGCTTCCGCAATCGCCGCGATCGTGGCGGCGGCGGTGGTGGCAATGGCGGCGGCCGCGAGCGCTACCCGGACAACGGCCTGCCCAACGACAACGGCGCCAACGAGGTGTTCGTGCCGCGCCCGCACGCCAACGTGCCGGAAGGCTTCCCGATCTACTCGCTGAGCGACCTGAAGCGGATGCCGGCGCAGAAGCTGCTGGACATCGCCGAGCAGCTCAACATCCAGGACGGCGTGGCCCGCGCGCGCAAGCAGGACGTGATCTTCGCGCTGCTGAAGGTGCTGACCCGCCACGGCGAAGGCGTCGCCGCCGACGGCGTGCTGGAGATCCTGCCGGACGGCTTCGGCTTCCTGCGCGCGGCCGAGGCCAGCTACCTGGCCGGCCCGGACGACACCTACATCTCGCCCAGCCAGATCCGCCGCTTCAACCTGCGCACCGGCGACCACCTGTCCGGCCGCATCCGCTTCCCGAAGGACGGCGAACGCTACTTCGCGCTGTCGATCGTCGACACGATCAACGGCGAGCCGCTGGAAGCGAGCAAGAACAAGGTGCTGTTCGAGAACCTGACCGCGCTGTTCCCGCGCAAGCGCTTCACCCTGGAACGCGGCAACGGCTCCTCGGAAGACATCTCCGGGCGCATCCTCGACCTGATGGCGCCGCAGGGCAAGGGCCAGCGCGCGCTGATCGTGTCCCCGCCCAAGGCCGGCAAGACCATGCTGATGCAGCAGGTGGCCACGGCGATCACCACCAACCATCCCGACGTGCACATGATCGTGCTGCTGATCGACGAGCGGCCGGAAGAAGTGACCGAAATGCAGCGCACCGTGCGCGGCGAGGTCATCTCCTCCACCTTCGACGAGCCGGCCGCGCGCCACGTGCAGGTCGCCGAGATGGTGATCGAGCGCGCCAAGCGCCTGGTCGAGCACAAGAAGGACGTGGTGATCCTGCTCGACTCGATCACCCGCCTGGCCCGCGCCTACAACAACGTGGTGCCGTCCTCCGGCAAGGTGCTCAGCGGCGGCGTGGACGCCAACGCGCTGCACCGCCCGAAGCGCTTCTTCGGCGCAGCGCGCAACGTCGAGGAAGGCGGCTCGCTGACCATCATCGCCACCGCGCTGGTCGAGACCGGCAGCAAGATGGACGAGGTGATCTACGAGGAGTTCAAGGGCACCGGCAACAGCGAAGTGCACCTGAACCGCCGTATCGCCGAGAAGCGCGTGTACCCGGCGATCGACATCAACCGTTCCGGCACCCGCCGCGAAGACCTGCTGATCGAGCCGGAGCTGCTGCAGAAGATCTGGATCCTGCGCAAGCTGCTGCATCCGATGGACGAGATCGCGGCGATGGAATTCCTGCTGGACAAGATGAAGAACACCAAGTCCAACGACGAGTTCTTCGGTTCGATGAAGCGCTGA
- a CDS encoding NADP-dependent isocitrate dehydrogenase, translated as MSNTPKILYTLTDEAPYLATQSLLPIVAAFAGTAGIAVETRDISLAGRLISQFPEYLREDQRIADDLAELGQLATTPEANIIKLPNISASVPQLKAAIKELQQQGYALPDYLDEPQDDKQKEAKARYDRVKGSAVNPVLREGNSDRRAPLSVKNYARKHPHRMGAWSADSTSHVAHMQDGDFYGSERSALIAQAGSVRIELVGKDGAVTVLKEKTAVQAGEIIDAAVMSKRALASFVQAQIADAKQQGVLFSLHLKATMMKVSDPIMFGVVVGAFYQDVLDKHAEALKQVGFDPNNGIGDLYARIAGLPDAQRAQIEADLQAVYAQRPALAMVNSDKGITNLHVPSDVIVDASMPAMIRDSGKMWNADGKLQDTKALIPDRCYAGVYQAVIEDCKQHGAFDPATMGSVPNVGLMAQKAEEYGSHDKTFQIAADGTVRVSDSDGKVLLEHAVEAGDIWRMCQVKDAPIQDWVKLAVSRARLSDTPAVFWLDPQRAHDALMIQKVERYLQDHDTQGLDIRILPPVEATAFSLQRIRNGEDTISVTGNVLRDYLTDLFPIMELGTSAKMLSIVPLMAGGGLFETGAGGSAPKHVQQFVEENYLRWDSLGEFLALAASLEHLGQREGSARIGVLAKTLDQANGQFLDNDKSPSRKVGELDNRGSHFYLALYWAQALAAQDEDAALQARFAPLAKQLAEHEAAIVAELNGAQGKPVDIQGYYRPNLELVSQAMRPSATFNAALATLTA; from the coding sequence ATGTCGAATACGCCCAAGATCCTGTACACGCTCACCGACGAAGCCCCGTACCTGGCGACGCAGTCGCTGCTGCCGATCGTCGCCGCCTTCGCCGGCACCGCCGGCATCGCCGTGGAAACCCGCGACATCTCGCTGGCCGGCCGGCTGATCTCGCAGTTCCCCGAATACCTGCGCGAGGACCAGCGCATCGCCGACGACCTGGCCGAGCTGGGCCAGCTGGCGACCACGCCGGAAGCCAACATCATCAAGCTGCCCAACATCAGCGCCTCGGTGCCGCAGCTCAAGGCCGCGATCAAGGAACTGCAGCAGCAGGGCTACGCGCTGCCGGACTACCTGGACGAGCCGCAGGACGACAAGCAGAAAGAGGCCAAGGCGCGCTACGACCGGGTCAAGGGCAGTGCGGTCAATCCGGTGCTGCGCGAAGGCAATTCCGATCGCCGCGCGCCGCTGTCGGTGAAGAACTACGCGCGCAAGCACCCGCACCGCATGGGCGCGTGGAGCGCCGACTCCACCTCGCACGTGGCGCATATGCAGGACGGCGATTTCTACGGCAGCGAGCGCTCGGCGCTGATCGCGCAGGCCGGCAGCGTCAGGATCGAACTGGTCGGCAAGGATGGCGCGGTCACCGTACTGAAGGAAAAGACCGCGGTGCAGGCCGGCGAGATCATCGACGCGGCAGTGATGAGCAAGCGCGCGCTGGCCAGCTTCGTGCAGGCGCAGATCGCCGATGCCAAGCAGCAGGGCGTGCTGTTCTCGCTGCACCTGAAGGCGACGATGATGAAGGTCTCCGACCCGATCATGTTCGGCGTGGTGGTCGGCGCGTTCTACCAGGACGTGCTGGACAAGCATGCCGAGGCGCTGAAGCAGGTCGGCTTCGATCCGAACAACGGCATCGGCGACCTGTACGCGCGCATCGCCGGCTTGCCCGACGCGCAGCGCGCGCAGATCGAGGCCGACCTGCAGGCGGTGTACGCGCAGCGCCCGGCGCTGGCGATGGTTAATTCCGACAAGGGCATCACCAACCTGCACGTGCCCAGCGACGTGATCGTCGATGCGTCGATGCCGGCGATGATCCGCGACTCGGGCAAGATGTGGAATGCCGACGGCAAGCTGCAGGACACCAAGGCGCTGATCCCGGACCGCTGCTACGCCGGCGTGTACCAGGCGGTGATCGAGGACTGCAAACAGCATGGCGCGTTCGATCCGGCGACGATGGGCAGCGTGCCCAACGTCGGCCTGATGGCGCAGAAGGCCGAGGAATACGGTTCGCACGACAAGACCTTCCAGATCGCCGCCGACGGCACGGTGCGGGTCAGCGACAGCGACGGTAAAGTGCTGCTCGAGCATGCGGTCGAGGCCGGCGACATCTGGCGCATGTGCCAGGTCAAGGACGCGCCGATCCAGGACTGGGTCAAGCTGGCGGTCAGCCGCGCGCGCCTGAGCGACACCCCGGCGGTGTTCTGGCTGGACCCGCAGCGCGCGCACGATGCGCTGATGATCCAGAAGGTGGAGCGCTACCTGCAGGACCACGACACCCAGGGCCTGGACATCCGCATCCTGCCGCCGGTGGAGGCGACCGCGTTCTCGCTGCAGCGCATCCGCAACGGCGAGGACACCATCTCGGTCACCGGCAACGTGCTGCGCGACTACCTCACCGACCTGTTCCCGATCATGGAGCTGGGCACCAGCGCCAAGATGCTGTCGATCGTGCCGCTGATGGCCGGCGGCGGCCTGTTCGAGACCGGCGCCGGCGGTTCGGCGCCCAAGCACGTGCAGCAGTTCGTCGAAGAGAACTATCTGCGCTGGGATTCGCTGGGCGAGTTCCTGGCCCTGGCCGCGTCGCTGGAGCATCTGGGCCAGCGCGAAGGCAGCGCGCGCATCGGTGTGCTGGCCAAGACCCTGGACCAGGCCAACGGCCAGTTCCTGGACAACGACAAGTCGCCCTCGCGCAAGGTCGGCGAACTCGACAACCGCGGCAGCCATTTCTACCTGGCCCTGTACTGGGCGCAGGCGCTGGCCGCGCAGGACGAGGACGCGGCGCTGCAGGCGCGCTTCGCGCCGCTGGCCAAGCAACTGGCCGAGCATGAGGCCGCCATCGTCGCCGAGCTCAACGGCGCGCAGGGCAAGCCGGTCGACATCCAGGGCTATTACCGCCCGAACCTGGAGCTGGTCAGCCAGGCGATGCGGCCGAGCGCGACGTTCAACGCCGCGCTGGCGACGCTGACGGCGTAG
- the trxA gene encoding thioredoxin TrxA codes for MSDKVLHVGDADFDTAVLQSGEPVLVDFWAEWCGPCKMIAPVLDDLADTYDGKLKVAKVNVDENRATAIKYHVRSIPMLLLFKDGKVQATQIGAVGKGQLTQMIDKSLGGAAA; via the coding sequence GTGAGCGATAAGGTCCTACACGTCGGCGACGCCGATTTCGATACCGCGGTGCTGCAGTCCGGCGAACCGGTCCTGGTGGACTTCTGGGCGGAATGGTGCGGCCCGTGCAAGATGATCGCCCCGGTCCTGGACGACCTGGCCGACACCTACGACGGCAAGCTCAAGGTGGCCAAGGTCAACGTGGACGAGAACCGCGCCACCGCGATCAAGTACCACGTGCGCTCGATCCCGATGCTGCTGCTGTTCAAGGACGGCAAGGTCCAGGCCACCCAGATCGGTGCGGTCGGCAAGGGCCAGCTGACCCAGATGATCGACAAGAGCCTGGGCGGCGCCGCCGCCTGA
- the aceK gene encoding bifunctional isocitrate dehydrogenase kinase/phosphatase — MTDTPAPPVPAEPRADAVARSIRDAFEDYHARFAQISRRARRRFERRDWNAARNDAVERIALYDQCIGECMLRLRTLLLGQTHDRTLWAQVRDSFAAQLHGLIDQELYKTFYNTLTRRFFRTQGVDARIEFVALDIEPTDAITHPVARHNYVVSETRPVDAFVRVLGDYPFDVPYAHRTRCAAAIAVRLQDDLAHWGEQPVRGIELLETVFYRERRAYLVGRVFGEHRFSPCVIALVNDADGLRAEAVLTRRNDVAQLFGISRSYFQADLATVGDAVVFLRSLLPHKPIDELYTMLGRAKQGKTERFRTFFRHFQAQPNEQLVHADGTPGMVMAVFTLPSYPLVFKLIRDRFAYPKTMSREQVEDKYALVFNLDRVGRLLDAQPYRSLRFPRARFAPALLAELLQGCARSLREDGEDLIFELCYVQRRLRPLNLYLREQAAEAAREAALDYAQAIKDMARNNIFPGDMLLKNFGVSRQGRAVFYDYDELCLVTDCTFRDWPQPRNDEEAMSAEPWFHVAARDVFPERFALFMGLPAASLEAVRRAHGELFDPQWWRDLQARLREDDYPDAPPYPESLRLA, encoded by the coding sequence ATGACCGACACGCCCGCTCCGCCCGTGCCCGCAGAACCCCGCGCCGACGCCGTGGCGCGCAGCATCCGCGATGCGTTCGAGGACTACCACGCGCGCTTCGCGCAGATCAGCCGCCGCGCCCGCCGCCGCTTCGAGCGCCGCGACTGGAACGCCGCGCGCAACGACGCGGTCGAGCGCATCGCGCTGTACGACCAGTGCATCGGCGAGTGCATGCTGCGCCTGCGCACGCTGCTGCTCGGCCAGACCCACGACCGCACGCTGTGGGCGCAGGTCCGCGACAGCTTCGCCGCGCAACTGCACGGGCTGATCGACCAGGAACTGTACAAGACCTTCTACAACACGCTGACCCGGCGCTTCTTCCGGACCCAGGGCGTGGATGCGCGGATCGAGTTCGTGGCGCTGGATATCGAACCCACCGACGCGATCACCCATCCGGTGGCGCGGCACAACTACGTGGTCTCCGAGACGCGGCCGGTGGATGCGTTCGTGCGCGTGCTCGGCGACTACCCGTTCGACGTGCCGTACGCGCACCGCACCCGCTGCGCCGCGGCCATCGCGGTGCGCCTGCAGGACGACCTGGCGCACTGGGGCGAGCAACCGGTGCGCGGCATCGAGCTGCTGGAAACGGTGTTCTACCGCGAGCGCCGCGCCTACCTGGTCGGCCGCGTGTTCGGCGAACACCGCTTCTCGCCGTGCGTGATCGCGCTGGTCAACGACGCCGACGGCCTGCGTGCCGAGGCGGTGCTGACCAGGCGCAACGACGTGGCGCAGCTGTTCGGCATCTCGCGCAGCTATTTCCAGGCCGACCTGGCCACCGTCGGCGATGCGGTGGTGTTCCTGCGCAGCCTGCTGCCGCACAAGCCGATCGACGAGCTGTACACGATGCTCGGCCGCGCCAAGCAGGGCAAGACCGAGCGCTTCCGCACCTTCTTCCGCCACTTCCAGGCCCAGCCAAACGAGCAACTGGTGCATGCCGACGGCACGCCCGGCATGGTCATGGCGGTGTTCACCCTGCCCAGCTACCCGCTGGTGTTCAAGCTGATCCGCGACCGCTTCGCCTATCCGAAGACGATGAGCCGCGAGCAGGTCGAGGACAAGTACGCGCTGGTGTTCAACCTGGACCGGGTCGGCCGCCTGCTCGACGCGCAGCCGTACCGTTCGCTGCGCTTCCCGCGCGCGCGCTTCGCCCCTGCGCTGCTCGCCGAACTGCTGCAGGGCTGCGCGCGCAGCCTGCGCGAGGACGGCGAGGACCTGATCTTCGAGCTGTGCTACGTGCAGCGGCGCCTGCGCCCGCTGAACCTGTACCTGCGCGAGCAGGCCGCCGAGGCGGCGCGCGAGGCGGCGCTGGACTACGCGCAGGCGATCAAGGACATGGCGCGCAACAACATCTTCCCCGGCGACATGCTGCTGAAGAACTTCGGCGTGTCGCGGCAGGGACGCGCGGTGTTCTACGACTACGACGAGCTGTGCCTGGTCACCGACTGCACCTTCCGCGACTGGCCGCAGCCGCGCAACGACGAGGAAGCCATGTCCGCCGAACCCTGGTTCCACGTCGCCGCGCGCGACGTGTTCCCGGAGCGCTTCGCGCTGTTCATGGGCTTGCCCGCCGCCTCGCTGGAAGCGGTCAGGCGCGCCCATGGCGAACTGTTCGACCCGCAGTGGTGGCGCGACCTGCAGGCGCGGCTGCGCGAGGACGACTATCCGGACGCGCCGCCGTACCCGGAGTCGCTGCGCCTGGCCTGA
- a CDS encoding TonB family protein: MHRTSGLSTWRWCALLLALLAAAAFATGTGPGAVRKQVESSMLVTGRIDIEADGAVSALAIDHEDKLPGGVVAFVRSAAMQWKFEPALRDGKPVPARAPMTLRIVAKRQEGDAYRVEIRHASFIAYDRNDRSVVTSVNLAPPAYPESAFRVGASGSAYLLLKVARDGSVADAAVEQVNLRIVASESEMKKLRAIFARSALAAARNWTFRAPTEGDDASAPYWAVRVPVNYSLGEQPNEDTPGGYGRWISYVPGPRERAPWVTGEDAAGFSPDALSAGGVYMVDNSGPRLLTPLHGG; encoded by the coding sequence ATGCACCGCACATCAGGACTCTCGACGTGGCGTTGGTGCGCTCTGCTGTTGGCGCTGCTGGCCGCTGCCGCGTTCGCCACCGGCACCGGGCCAGGCGCGGTGCGCAAGCAGGTCGAGAGCAGCATGCTGGTGACCGGCAGGATCGACATCGAGGCCGACGGCGCGGTGTCGGCGCTGGCGATCGACCACGAGGACAAGCTGCCCGGCGGCGTGGTCGCCTTCGTGCGCAGCGCGGCGATGCAGTGGAAGTTCGAGCCGGCGCTGCGCGACGGCAAGCCGGTGCCGGCGCGCGCGCCGATGACGTTGCGCATCGTGGCCAAGCGCCAGGAGGGCGACGCCTACCGGGTGGAGATCCGCCATGCCAGCTTCATCGCCTACGATCGCAACGACCGCAGCGTGGTGACGTCGGTGAACCTGGCGCCGCCGGCCTATCCGGAATCGGCGTTCCGCGTGGGCGCCTCGGGTTCGGCCTACCTGCTGCTCAAGGTGGCGCGCGACGGCAGCGTCGCCGATGCCGCGGTCGAGCAGGTCAACCTGCGCATCGTCGCGTCCGAAAGCGAGATGAAGAAGCTGCGCGCGATCTTCGCCAGGAGCGCGTTGGCCGCAGCGCGCAATTGGACCTTCCGCGCGCCGACCGAGGGCGATGACGCGTCGGCGCCGTACTGGGCGGTGCGCGTGCCGGTGAACTATTCGCTCGGCGAGCAACCCAACGAAGACACGCCCGGCGGCTACGGGCGCTGGATCAGCTACGTTCCCGGCCCGCGCGAGCGTGCGCCGTGGGTCACCGGCGAAGACGCGGCGGGTTTCTCGCCCGACGCGCTGTCGGCCGGCGGCGTGTACATGGTCGACAACAGCGGTCCGCGCCTGCTGACGCCGCTGCACGGCGGTTGA